The proteins below come from a single Tachypleus tridentatus isolate NWPU-2018 chromosome 13, ASM421037v1, whole genome shotgun sequence genomic window:
- the LOC143236169 gene encoding acetylcholinesterase-1-like isoform X2: protein MDKMDLSWIFVLLLYLNCCYTWNLLPIVNTPCGRIEGLWTLVKNTDTSLTEVHTFLGIPYATAPIGKLRFKKAKPVTSWLGIFAAKKKAPQCVQDVKVFPGVQWISRQEEISEDCLYLNIWVPNTPTLKSVLVWIHGGAFNTGSSTNDIYDGTALAAFGDVIIVSINYRLGVLGFFNAGTEDAPGNMGLHDQYLALLWIKNNIFAFGGNPDKITIFGESAGAMSVSFHLLSPLSRGLFNRAILQSGSFYNPIITANSTLSIMKGDIFAMSLGCADENTSLMNTPQKVVHCLRKLSVDKLVNKESKIIKEMIFSFTPIYGDDFLPINPIQALNNEYLNTVDLLIGNNKDEGSILTALLIPQFSNEVQIKNLTVDRATLYMKYLFRSFPQTVSDLISDHYIKSNLDYRALRQRISEAVGDYAVICPTILFSQKWAEKTNKVYYYLFSHRPSNTIWQKWTGVPHFAEVQFVFGVPLRCPQNYTSAEIWFSKKIMDIWTSFAKYGLGRMKKIWSRFLLFSYAIWPPIYFYGHFQDALGLLGYCVTANWKLRLEDDVTPSQCRSYFRSHLRNQ from the exons ATGGACAAAATGGACCTTTCATGGATTTTTGTTCTTTTACTCTATCTTAACTGTTGCTACACATGGAATCTACTTCCAATTGTCAATACTCCTTGTGGTCGCATCGAAGGACTATGGACACTAGTTAAAAACACAGATACCTCATTAACAGAAGTCCACACTTTTCTGGGAATCCCATACGCTACTGCACCTATAGGAAAATTGCGCTTTAAAAAAGCCAAACCAGTTACATCCTGGCTTGGAATATTTGCAGCTAAGAAAAAGGCACCCCAATGTGTCCAAGATGTGAAGGTTTTTCCTGGAGTACAGTGGATATCAAGACAAGAAGAGATAAGTGAGGACTGTCTGTATCTTAATATTTGGGTACCGAACACACCAACTCTTAAATCTGTACTGGTTTGGATTCACGGTGGAGCATTCAACACAGGCTCGTCCACCAATGATATCTATGATGGAACAGCACTTGCTGCTTTCGGGGACGTCATCATTGTGTCCATAAATTACAGACTTGGAGTGTTAGGATTTTTCAATGCAGGAACTGAAGATGCACCAGGAAACATGGGTTTACATGATCAATACCTCGCGCTTTTGTGgattaagaataatatatttgcTTTTGGAGGTAATCCtgataaaataactatatttggAGAGAGTGCAGGAGCTATGTCCGTAAGTTTTCACTTATTGTCACCGCTAAGTCGTGGACTATTTAATCGAGCTATACTTCAAAGTGGAAGTTTTTATAATCCCATTATAACTGCTAACTCAACCTTGAGTATTATGAAAGGAGACATTTTTGCAATGTCTCTAGGGTGTGCTGATGAAAACACATCTTTAATGAACACGCCACAAAAAGTAGTTCACTGTCTTCGTAAACTGAGTGTTGATAAACTGGTAAATAAAGAAAGTAAGATTATAAAAGAAATGATATTTAGTTTTACACCAATATATGGAGATGACTTTCTTCCTATCAATCCTATACAAGCATTGAATAATGAATATTTGAATACTGTGGACTTGCTTATCGGTAACAATAAGGACGAAGGTTCAATACTTACTGCCCTTCTTATTCCACAGTTTTCAAATgaagtacaaattaaaaatttgacGGTAGATAGAGCTACCCTTTACATGAAATATCTGTTTCGAAGCTTTCCTCAGACAGTTTCTGATCTTATCTCTGACCATTACATAAAATCTAATTTAGACTATAGGGCTCTTCGACAGAGAATTTCTGAAGCAGTTGGAGATTATGCAGTTATCTGCCCTACTATACTATTTTCGCAGAAATgggcagaaaaaacaaacaaagtctacTATTATTTGTTCTCACATCGACCATCTAATACAATTTGGCAGAAATGGACAGGCGTTCCACATTTTGCTGAAGTTCAATTCGTTTTTGGGGTTCCCCTTCGTTGTCCTCAAAATTATACTTCAGCAGAGATTTGGTTCAGTAAGAAAATCATGGACATATGGACTTCGTTCGCGAAATATGG TCTAGGCAGAATGAAGAAGATCTGGAGccgttttcttctcttttcatATGCCATCTGGCCACCCATTTATTTCTATGGACACTTCCAGGACGCCCTCGGCCTTCTTGGATATTGTGTCACAG
- the LOC143236169 gene encoding acetylcholinesterase-1-like isoform X4 translates to MDKMDLSWIFVLLLYLNCCYTWNLLPIVNTPCGRIEGLWTLVKNTDTSLTEVHTFLGIPYATAPIGKLRFKKAKPVTSWLGIFAAKKKAPQCVQDVKVFPGVQWISRQEEISEDCLYLNIWVPNTPTLKSVLVWIHGGAFNTGSSTNDIYDGTALAAFGDVIIVSINYRLGVLGFFNAGTEDAPGNMGLHDQYLALLWIKNNIFAFGGNPDKITIFGESAGAMSVSFHLLSPLSRGLFNRAILQSGSFYNPIITANSTLSIMKGDIFAMSLGCADENTSLMNTPQKVVHCLRKLSVDKLVNKESKIIKEMIFSFTPIYGDDFLPINPIQALNNEYLNTVDLLIGNNKDEGSILTALLIPQFSNEVQIKNLTVDRATLYMKYLFRSFPQTVSDLISDHYIKSNLDYRALRQRISEAVGDYAVICPTILFSQKWAEKTNKVYYYLFSHRPSNTIWQKWTGVPHFAEVQFVFGVPLRCPQNYTSAEIWFSKKIMDIWTSFAKYGLGRMKKIWSRFLLFSYAIWPPIYFYGHFQDALGLLGYCVTGKANDKRTG, encoded by the exons ATGGACAAAATGGACCTTTCATGGATTTTTGTTCTTTTACTCTATCTTAACTGTTGCTACACATGGAATCTACTTCCAATTGTCAATACTCCTTGTGGTCGCATCGAAGGACTATGGACACTAGTTAAAAACACAGATACCTCATTAACAGAAGTCCACACTTTTCTGGGAATCCCATACGCTACTGCACCTATAGGAAAATTGCGCTTTAAAAAAGCCAAACCAGTTACATCCTGGCTTGGAATATTTGCAGCTAAGAAAAAGGCACCCCAATGTGTCCAAGATGTGAAGGTTTTTCCTGGAGTACAGTGGATATCAAGACAAGAAGAGATAAGTGAGGACTGTCTGTATCTTAATATTTGGGTACCGAACACACCAACTCTTAAATCTGTACTGGTTTGGATTCACGGTGGAGCATTCAACACAGGCTCGTCCACCAATGATATCTATGATGGAACAGCACTTGCTGCTTTCGGGGACGTCATCATTGTGTCCATAAATTACAGACTTGGAGTGTTAGGATTTTTCAATGCAGGAACTGAAGATGCACCAGGAAACATGGGTTTACATGATCAATACCTCGCGCTTTTGTGgattaagaataatatatttgcTTTTGGAGGTAATCCtgataaaataactatatttggAGAGAGTGCAGGAGCTATGTCCGTAAGTTTTCACTTATTGTCACCGCTAAGTCGTGGACTATTTAATCGAGCTATACTTCAAAGTGGAAGTTTTTATAATCCCATTATAACTGCTAACTCAACCTTGAGTATTATGAAAGGAGACATTTTTGCAATGTCTCTAGGGTGTGCTGATGAAAACACATCTTTAATGAACACGCCACAAAAAGTAGTTCACTGTCTTCGTAAACTGAGTGTTGATAAACTGGTAAATAAAGAAAGTAAGATTATAAAAGAAATGATATTTAGTTTTACACCAATATATGGAGATGACTTTCTTCCTATCAATCCTATACAAGCATTGAATAATGAATATTTGAATACTGTGGACTTGCTTATCGGTAACAATAAGGACGAAGGTTCAATACTTACTGCCCTTCTTATTCCACAGTTTTCAAATgaagtacaaattaaaaatttgacGGTAGATAGAGCTACCCTTTACATGAAATATCTGTTTCGAAGCTTTCCTCAGACAGTTTCTGATCTTATCTCTGACCATTACATAAAATCTAATTTAGACTATAGGGCTCTTCGACAGAGAATTTCTGAAGCAGTTGGAGATTATGCAGTTATCTGCCCTACTATACTATTTTCGCAGAAATgggcagaaaaaacaaacaaagtctacTATTATTTGTTCTCACATCGACCATCTAATACAATTTGGCAGAAATGGACAGGCGTTCCACATTTTGCTGAAGTTCAATTCGTTTTTGGGGTTCCCCTTCGTTGTCCTCAAAATTATACTTCAGCAGAGATTTGGTTCAGTAAGAAAATCATGGACATATGGACTTCGTTCGCGAAATATGG TCTAGGCAGAATGAAGAAGATCTGGAGccgttttcttctcttttcatATGCCATCTGGCCACCCATTTATTTCTATGGACACTTCCAGGACGCCCTCGGCCTTCTTGGATATTGTGTCACAG
- the LOC143236169 gene encoding acetylcholinesterase-1-like isoform X1 produces MDKMDLSWIFVLLLYLNCCYTWNLLPIVNTPCGRIEGLWTLVKNTDTSLTEVHTFLGIPYATAPIGKLRFKKAKPVTSWLGIFAAKKKAPQCVQDVKVFPGVQWISRQEEISEDCLYLNIWVPNTPTLKSVLVWIHGGAFNTGSSTNDIYDGTALAAFGDVIIVSINYRLGVLGFFNAGTEDAPGNMGLHDQYLALLWIKNNIFAFGGNPDKITIFGESAGAMSVSFHLLSPLSRGLFNRAILQSGSFYNPIITANSTLSIMKGDIFAMSLGCADENTSLMNTPQKVVHCLRKLSVDKLVNKESKIIKEMIFSFTPIYGDDFLPINPIQALNNEYLNTVDLLIGNNKDEGSILTALLIPQFSNEVQIKNLTVDRATLYMKYLFRSFPQTVSDLISDHYIKSNLDYRALRQRISEAVGDYAVICPTILFSQKWAEKTNKVYYYLFSHRPSNTIWQKWTGVPHFAEVQFVFGVPLRCPQNYTSAEIWFSKKIMDIWTSFAKYGLGRMKKIWSRFLLFSYAIWPPIYFYGHFQDALGLLGYCVTGPWKIRMVKLKFPKFVMAGNKHFKHVFFPK; encoded by the exons ATGGACAAAATGGACCTTTCATGGATTTTTGTTCTTTTACTCTATCTTAACTGTTGCTACACATGGAATCTACTTCCAATTGTCAATACTCCTTGTGGTCGCATCGAAGGACTATGGACACTAGTTAAAAACACAGATACCTCATTAACAGAAGTCCACACTTTTCTGGGAATCCCATACGCTACTGCACCTATAGGAAAATTGCGCTTTAAAAAAGCCAAACCAGTTACATCCTGGCTTGGAATATTTGCAGCTAAGAAAAAGGCACCCCAATGTGTCCAAGATGTGAAGGTTTTTCCTGGAGTACAGTGGATATCAAGACAAGAAGAGATAAGTGAGGACTGTCTGTATCTTAATATTTGGGTACCGAACACACCAACTCTTAAATCTGTACTGGTTTGGATTCACGGTGGAGCATTCAACACAGGCTCGTCCACCAATGATATCTATGATGGAACAGCACTTGCTGCTTTCGGGGACGTCATCATTGTGTCCATAAATTACAGACTTGGAGTGTTAGGATTTTTCAATGCAGGAACTGAAGATGCACCAGGAAACATGGGTTTACATGATCAATACCTCGCGCTTTTGTGgattaagaataatatatttgcTTTTGGAGGTAATCCtgataaaataactatatttggAGAGAGTGCAGGAGCTATGTCCGTAAGTTTTCACTTATTGTCACCGCTAAGTCGTGGACTATTTAATCGAGCTATACTTCAAAGTGGAAGTTTTTATAATCCCATTATAACTGCTAACTCAACCTTGAGTATTATGAAAGGAGACATTTTTGCAATGTCTCTAGGGTGTGCTGATGAAAACACATCTTTAATGAACACGCCACAAAAAGTAGTTCACTGTCTTCGTAAACTGAGTGTTGATAAACTGGTAAATAAAGAAAGTAAGATTATAAAAGAAATGATATTTAGTTTTACACCAATATATGGAGATGACTTTCTTCCTATCAATCCTATACAAGCATTGAATAATGAATATTTGAATACTGTGGACTTGCTTATCGGTAACAATAAGGACGAAGGTTCAATACTTACTGCCCTTCTTATTCCACAGTTTTCAAATgaagtacaaattaaaaatttgacGGTAGATAGAGCTACCCTTTACATGAAATATCTGTTTCGAAGCTTTCCTCAGACAGTTTCTGATCTTATCTCTGACCATTACATAAAATCTAATTTAGACTATAGGGCTCTTCGACAGAGAATTTCTGAAGCAGTTGGAGATTATGCAGTTATCTGCCCTACTATACTATTTTCGCAGAAATgggcagaaaaaacaaacaaagtctacTATTATTTGTTCTCACATCGACCATCTAATACAATTTGGCAGAAATGGACAGGCGTTCCACATTTTGCTGAAGTTCAATTCGTTTTTGGGGTTCCCCTTCGTTGTCCTCAAAATTATACTTCAGCAGAGATTTGGTTCAGTAAGAAAATCATGGACATATGGACTTCGTTCGCGAAATATGG TCTAGGCAGAATGAAGAAGATCTGGAGccgttttcttctcttttcatATGCCATCTGGCCACCCATTTATTTCTATGGACACTTCCAGGACGCCCTCGGCCTTCTTGGATATTGTGTCACAG
- the LOC143236169 gene encoding acetylcholinesterase-1-like isoform X3, translated as MDKMDLSWIFVLLLYLNCCYTWNLLPIVNTPCGRIEGLWTLVKNTDTSLTEVHTFLGIPYATAPIGKLRFKKAKPVTSWLGIFAAKKKAPQCVQDVKVFPGVQWISRQEEISEDCLYLNIWVPNTPTLKSVLVWIHGGAFNTGSSTNDIYDGTALAAFGDVIIVSINYRLGVLGFFNAGTEDAPGNMGLHDQYLALLWIKNNIFAFGGNPDKITIFGESAGAMSVSFHLLSPLSRGLFNRAILQSGSFYNPIITANSTLSIMKGDIFAMSLGCADENTSLMNTPQKVVHCLRKLSVDKLVNKESKIIKEMIFSFTPIYGDDFLPINPIQALNNEYLNTVDLLIGNNKDEGSILTALLIPQFSNEVQIKNLTVDRATLYMKYLFRSFPQTVSDLISDHYIKSNLDYRALRQRISEAVGDYAVICPTILFSQKWAEKTNKVYYYLFSHRPSNTIWQKWTGVPHFAEVQFVFGVPLRCPQNYTSAEIWFSKKIMDIWTSFAKYGTIPKTFPEWPTFSSENPVHYDLNPFESKISKGLKEENCNLWNQIFQSVL; from the exons ATGGACAAAATGGACCTTTCATGGATTTTTGTTCTTTTACTCTATCTTAACTGTTGCTACACATGGAATCTACTTCCAATTGTCAATACTCCTTGTGGTCGCATCGAAGGACTATGGACACTAGTTAAAAACACAGATACCTCATTAACAGAAGTCCACACTTTTCTGGGAATCCCATACGCTACTGCACCTATAGGAAAATTGCGCTTTAAAAAAGCCAAACCAGTTACATCCTGGCTTGGAATATTTGCAGCTAAGAAAAAGGCACCCCAATGTGTCCAAGATGTGAAGGTTTTTCCTGGAGTACAGTGGATATCAAGACAAGAAGAGATAAGTGAGGACTGTCTGTATCTTAATATTTGGGTACCGAACACACCAACTCTTAAATCTGTACTGGTTTGGATTCACGGTGGAGCATTCAACACAGGCTCGTCCACCAATGATATCTATGATGGAACAGCACTTGCTGCTTTCGGGGACGTCATCATTGTGTCCATAAATTACAGACTTGGAGTGTTAGGATTTTTCAATGCAGGAACTGAAGATGCACCAGGAAACATGGGTTTACATGATCAATACCTCGCGCTTTTGTGgattaagaataatatatttgcTTTTGGAGGTAATCCtgataaaataactatatttggAGAGAGTGCAGGAGCTATGTCCGTAAGTTTTCACTTATTGTCACCGCTAAGTCGTGGACTATTTAATCGAGCTATACTTCAAAGTGGAAGTTTTTATAATCCCATTATAACTGCTAACTCAACCTTGAGTATTATGAAAGGAGACATTTTTGCAATGTCTCTAGGGTGTGCTGATGAAAACACATCTTTAATGAACACGCCACAAAAAGTAGTTCACTGTCTTCGTAAACTGAGTGTTGATAAACTGGTAAATAAAGAAAGTAAGATTATAAAAGAAATGATATTTAGTTTTACACCAATATATGGAGATGACTTTCTTCCTATCAATCCTATACAAGCATTGAATAATGAATATTTGAATACTGTGGACTTGCTTATCGGTAACAATAAGGACGAAGGTTCAATACTTACTGCCCTTCTTATTCCACAGTTTTCAAATgaagtacaaattaaaaatttgacGGTAGATAGAGCTACCCTTTACATGAAATATCTGTTTCGAAGCTTTCCTCAGACAGTTTCTGATCTTATCTCTGACCATTACATAAAATCTAATTTAGACTATAGGGCTCTTCGACAGAGAATTTCTGAAGCAGTTGGAGATTATGCAGTTATCTGCCCTACTATACTATTTTCGCAGAAATgggcagaaaaaacaaacaaagtctacTATTATTTGTTCTCACATCGACCATCTAATACAATTTGGCAGAAATGGACAGGCGTTCCACATTTTGCTGAAGTTCAATTCGTTTTTGGGGTTCCCCTTCGTTGTCCTCAAAATTATACTTCAGCAGAGATTTGGTTCAGTAAGAAAATCATGGACATATGGACTTCGTTCGCGAAATATGG CACTATACCGAAAACCTTTCCAGAATGGCCAACGTTTTCGTCTGAAAATCCTGTGCATTATGATCTTAATCCGTTTGAAAGCAAAATTTCTAAAGGACTTAAAGAAGAGAACTGCAATCTGTGGAACCAAATATTCCAGAGTGTTCTTTAA